One candidate division WOR-3 bacterium genomic window, CGCCGACACCTGGGGGAACAGGGATAGCAGAGAGTGTTGGATATTTTATTTTTAAAGATTTTATGAATCAAGAAATCCTCGGCATATTTGTTATTGTCTGGAGGTTTTTCACCCATCACTTCGCCGCTGTGGTGGGTGCTATCTTCTTACTGCGAGAAATCAGAGAAATTTAAGTCGAAACCCTGCCTCTTCAAAAACTCGAAGGTTTCTTGTGGTGTGTAGCCAAGGTATGCAAATTTGTTCAAAATTCGTCTTAAAGTTCTCTGATCAAGTTTCTTAGAACCACGGGTTATCTTCTCGACTACTTTAATTAAAGCATCTTCATTAATCTCCAGAACCGGAAGTGTCTCATCAATTACTTCGCCCTTTACACCTAAACCCCTTAAAATTCTCTCAATCTTTCTGGGTGATACCCCTTTAGACTGATACTTTTCTGTCAATTCTTCGGCGAGGAGCCGCTCGTTCAACAGCCCTTTGTCCCTTAAATAATTCACGGTAGATTCAATTTCT contains:
- a CDS encoding regulatory protein RecX; translated protein: MKDPLKYAFTLLKFRFRSENELRKRMKQKGFTDEEIESTVNYLRDKGLLNERLLAEELTEKYQSKGVSPRKIERILRGLGVKGEVIDETLPVLEINEDALIKVVEKITRGSKKLDQRTLRRILNKFAYLGYTPQETFEFLKRQGFDLNFSDFSQ